The genome window TTTGGAAAGATGTCGAAGCAGCCTTGAAGAGCAAGGGCCTCGACATCACGATCGAATACACAGCCTTCGCACCAACCGAGTACGACTCCAAGGTTGCGCTGGCACTTCAAACAGGGGAAGGACCAGACATAGTATACTCCAGAAGACTCCCGGGAGGAAGAACTCAGGTACTCATCGAGAATGGTCTTTATCTTCCGGTCAATGATTTCGTTGATATGTCGAACTTCCCTCAGGCTTCGCTGAACTCAGTTACATGGGAAGATCAGGTGTACGGAGTGCCATTCGCTGTTCAGGTAGTTGGAATATTCTACAACAAGGACTTCTACGATCAGTACGGACTGGAAGAACCGGCAACCTGGGATGAACTAGTTGCCAATGCAGAAGTCCTCAAGAAGAATGGTATTGATCCCTTCTTCGCAACTGGAAAGGAAGCCTGGGCACTCACGATGCAGCATGCAATGTGTGGTGTGAGCGTTCTTGGACCGGACTGGATAAAGGCGCTAACTGAAGGAGAAACGAACTTCCTTGATCCAAAGTTCACTGATCTGAATAAGAAGCTCAACGACCTGAAGGTCTATTATCAGGATGGTTTCATGGGGAACACGACGGTCGATCAGGACGCGGCATTTGCTTTC of Mesotoga infera contains these proteins:
- a CDS encoding extracellular solute-binding protein, with the translated sequence MKKFLLLALVAIIAVSAFAGKVTIWSWRTQDAQVWKDVEAALKSKGLDITIEYTAFAPTEYDSKVALALQTGEGPDIVYSRRLPGGRTQVLIENGLYLPVNDFVDMSNFPQASLNSVTWEDQVYGVPFAVQVVGIFYNKDFYDQYGLEEPATWDELVANAEVLKKNGIDPFFATGKEAWALTMQHAMCGVSVLGPDWIKALTEGETNFLDPKFTDLNKKLNDLKVYYQDGFMGNTTVDQDAAFAFGQTAMVFYGVWGYQTWKDLNPDINVGYFMVPTATADQTPYAYTYLDGAIALTSNVKNLEDSKEIIKFCATPEFGTIFAGITYNIPAVVGASIPSDPLLEEVLDVYNNNASPWVYWVGSVFTTQKPSLYDDVLSPGMQALYAGQLTPEGLSQMAQDAISQWYPPLMNK